The proteins below come from a single Gimesia alba genomic window:
- a CDS encoding lipoate--protein ligase family protein codes for MLDSSCHFSETTLPTPAENLALDEALLYQINEQDSLGCLRLWEVDQYAVILGSSNQVAANVNREQCKQDQIPVLRRCTGGGTVLLGPGCFIFSLFLRITADQHLTGIEATTHAILNRLSASLEQHKPGFKIELEGISDLTTAGRKFSGNSQRWLTTTLLHHGTILYDFDLDRIPWYLTSPEREPEYRSHRDHLEFVTNYPMTKPDLKRLFIQTWNASESEPDLPLERVEQLVREKYATEKWNLRR; via the coding sequence ATGCTTGATTCAAGCTGCCACTTTTCTGAAACTACCCTGCCAACGCCGGCTGAAAATCTGGCGTTGGATGAGGCGCTCCTGTATCAGATCAACGAACAGGATTCCCTCGGCTGCCTGCGTCTCTGGGAGGTGGATCAATACGCGGTCATCTTAGGCAGCTCCAATCAGGTCGCTGCGAATGTGAATCGGGAGCAATGTAAACAGGATCAAATCCCAGTCCTCAGACGTTGTACCGGCGGCGGTACTGTCTTGCTGGGTCCCGGCTGCTTCATCTTTTCACTCTTCCTGCGGATCACAGCCGACCAGCATCTGACAGGCATTGAAGCCACAACTCATGCCATATTAAATCGGCTCAGCGCTTCACTCGAACAGCACAAGCCCGGTTTCAAAATTGAACTGGAGGGCATCAGCGACCTGACCACCGCAGGACGAAAGTTCTCAGGCAATTCACAGCGCTGGCTCACCACCACACTCCTACATCATGGCACCATTCTCTACGACTTTGATCTCGATCGGATTCCCTGGTATTTAACCAGCCCGGAGCGGGAACCGGAATACCGGTCTCATCGCGATCATCTGGAGTTTGTCACAAACTACCCGATGACAAAGCCGGACCTGAAGCGACTGTTTATCCAAACCTGGAACGCCAGCGAAAGCGAACCCGACTTGCCTCTCGAACGAGTCGAACAGCTGGTGCGCGAAAAATATGCGACGGAGAAATGGAATCTCCGCCGCTGA
- a CDS encoding MATE family efflux transporter has translation MEERSSTISDSLVRPGSLRELANVAIPLVLSCGSLSIMHVVDRIFLTWWSTDAVAAALPAGMIQWAAMSIAMGMATYVNTFVSQYEGADQKGRVSESVWQGLYLALIWGAILLLGVPLAGTFFHWIDHAPEVQALEVDYFSILCLGSGPALISTVLSCFYTGRGKTMVVMWVNLASVMLNMALDYCLIFGAGPFPAMGIKGAAIATVAANVSMLVFYAFVIFAKHEAREYGLFNHYRWNRDLFLRLIRYGFPNGMLYFVDIIGFTLFIVLVGRIGKIELAATTIAFNLNSLAFVPMMGVGTAVMTLVGKRIGEGRPQLAVRITWKAFAASAVYMLLFAAVYVGLPDLLLRPYEPEVITKDFLEVRHTAVVLLRFAALFSFFDAAVVVFGSAIRGAGDTRFCMLFSLISGWAIMVIPTFLIWKYADAKLFGSWTACTSYLGVLGIGYLIRFQAGHWKQMRVIEDHFPEPASEDPEPTVEEALT, from the coding sequence ATGGAAGAGCGTTCTTCCACTATTTCAGATTCGCTTGTGCGACCGGGGAGTTTACGTGAACTGGCGAATGTGGCCATTCCGTTGGTCCTGAGCTGCGGATCGCTTTCGATCATGCATGTCGTCGATCGGATTTTCCTGACCTGGTGGTCGACTGACGCCGTAGCTGCTGCGTTGCCCGCAGGCATGATCCAGTGGGCAGCGATGTCGATTGCGATGGGGATGGCCACTTATGTCAACACGTTCGTTTCGCAATATGAAGGTGCCGATCAGAAGGGGCGCGTCTCGGAATCGGTCTGGCAGGGGCTCTATCTGGCTTTGATCTGGGGGGCAATTCTCTTACTGGGCGTTCCACTTGCCGGAACTTTCTTTCATTGGATCGACCATGCGCCTGAAGTTCAGGCATTGGAGGTCGATTACTTTTCGATTCTCTGTCTGGGGTCAGGTCCGGCTTTGATTTCCACCGTGCTCTCTTGTTTTTATACGGGGCGCGGCAAGACGATGGTTGTGATGTGGGTAAATCTGGCTAGCGTAATGCTCAACATGGCTCTGGATTACTGTCTGATCTTTGGTGCGGGGCCTTTTCCTGCGATGGGAATTAAAGGAGCGGCGATCGCCACCGTTGCCGCCAATGTTTCCATGTTGGTCTTCTATGCCTTCGTTATTTTCGCCAAGCATGAAGCCCGGGAATATGGTTTATTCAATCACTACCGCTGGAATCGGGATTTGTTTCTGCGTTTAATTCGATATGGTTTCCCGAATGGGATGCTGTATTTTGTTGATATTATCGGGTTCACTCTATTCATCGTACTGGTGGGGCGAATCGGAAAAATTGAGTTGGCAGCGACCACGATTGCCTTCAATCTGAATTCGCTGGCATTTGTACCGATGATGGGAGTCGGAACTGCGGTAATGACACTGGTCGGAAAACGAATTGGCGAAGGTCGTCCTCAACTGGCGGTGAGAATCACCTGGAAAGCATTTGCTGCATCAGCGGTCTATATGCTGCTGTTTGCTGCCGTTTACGTGGGACTGCCCGATTTGTTATTAAGACCCTACGAGCCGGAAGTGATCACCAAGGATTTCCTGGAAGTCAGGCACACAGCCGTCGTTCTGCTGCGGTTTGCCGCGCTGTTTTCGTTTTTTGATGCGGCGGTGGTGGTGTTTGGATCGGCTATTCGAGGAGCCGGCGATACCCGGTTTTGCATGCTCTTTTCCCTGATCTCAGGCTGGGCCATTATGGTCATTCCCACATTTCTGATCTGGAAGTATGCCGATGCGAAATTGTTTGGCAGTTGGACCGCCTGTACTTCTTATCTTGGCGTGTTGGGGATTGGTTATCTGATCCGGTTCCAGGCAGGGCACTGGAAACAGATGCGCGTGATTGAAGATCATTTTCCGGAACCCGCTTCCGAAGATCCGGAGCCTACGGTCGAAGAAGCGTTGACCTGA
- a CDS encoding prealbumin-like fold domain-containing protein, producing MAWPEISIDDFPPKRDDEPSSLRQDIIDELTDHFACALNRELLKNPDEQTAKQRVLHQFGDPIKIARQLWLDAMKEKMMSQRILTGIAAVMAVCCMAVVGIAWILVQESRVVNQKLLEQMAVIAERPVAPAESQTDQQILLELKRLNQLQAMGSVAVQERMNQVSFQLVTDKNSQPATGITGRLIRLSKELDDFVVEATSDTKGKLDFGKLPAGPYALELKTPWGEIYQKLDFRMIPGREFSKTIVCPAQQPEPVSVSFQILRSEEFESDEWLVLADFRVRQIKKNDEVTHSYLSERQIENDNWFYLQPVNQGVYLIGKKRTVLKVPLRPDGKYQNLNPEIRLDQLTVDVPQGQYALPALYLIRRENLSRLSDLNENYFDPVALDRSNLIPGIPNLHLGGEMYAVGNTVFVSPFKILDKKPIKLSPGDVQRYPLQHFAASPGKKNVWNINFYDKKIAQVD from the coding sequence GTGGCCTGGCCTGAGATCAGCATCGACGATTTTCCCCCGAAGCGCGACGATGAACCCTCGTCGCTCAGGCAGGATATTATCGATGAACTCACAGACCACTTTGCGTGTGCCTTGAATCGAGAGTTATTAAAGAATCCAGATGAACAGACCGCAAAACAACGCGTATTACATCAATTCGGCGATCCCATCAAAATTGCCCGCCAACTCTGGCTCGACGCGATGAAGGAGAAAATGATGTCACAACGAATTCTAACTGGAATTGCAGCTGTCATGGCGGTTTGCTGTATGGCTGTGGTGGGGATTGCCTGGATTCTGGTGCAGGAAAGCCGGGTCGTCAATCAGAAGCTGCTTGAGCAGATGGCAGTGATCGCGGAGCGTCCAGTTGCTCCTGCTGAGTCTCAGACCGATCAACAGATTCTGCTGGAGTTGAAGCGATTGAACCAGCTACAAGCGATGGGAAGTGTCGCAGTTCAGGAAAGAATGAATCAAGTCAGTTTTCAATTGGTGACCGATAAAAACAGCCAGCCTGCGACAGGAATTACCGGAAGATTGATTCGACTGAGTAAGGAGCTCGACGATTTTGTGGTTGAAGCGACCAGTGATACGAAAGGAAAACTGGATTTCGGCAAGTTGCCGGCAGGACCTTATGCATTGGAACTGAAAACGCCCTGGGGCGAAATATATCAAAAGCTGGATTTCAGAATGATTCCGGGGCGCGAATTTTCAAAGACAATCGTCTGTCCCGCACAGCAACCAGAGCCGGTCTCTGTCAGCTTTCAAATTCTCCGGTCTGAAGAATTCGAGTCGGATGAATGGCTTGTCCTGGCAGATTTTCGAGTACGTCAAATCAAAAAGAATGATGAGGTCACCCATTCTTATTTGAGTGAACGTCAAATTGAGAATGATAACTGGTTCTATCTGCAACCTGTAAACCAGGGTGTGTATCTGATCGGAAAAAAAAGGACAGTTTTAAAAGTTCCATTAAGGCCTGACGGCAAGTATCAAAATCTGAATCCGGAAATCAGGCTGGATCAGCTGACTGTCGATGTGCCTCAGGGACAGTATGCTTTACCAGCCTTATATCTGATTCGCAGAGAGAATTTGAGCCGACTCTCAGATTTGAATGAGAACTATTTCGATCCTGTTGCTCTTGATCGTTCCAATTTAATTCCCGGGATACCCAATTTGCATTTAGGGGGAGAGATGTATGCAGTCGGGAATACCGTATTCGTGTCCCCGTTTAAAATTCTGGATAAGAAGCCGATAAAACTCAGTCCTGGTGACGTGCAGCGATACCCGTTACAGCATTTTGCAGCATCCCCGGGGAAGAAGAACGTTTGGAACATTAATTTTTACGATAAGAAAATTGCCCAGGTAGATTAG
- the lpdA gene encoding dihydrolipoyl dehydrogenase — protein MNHDLVIIGAGPGGYIAAIRAAQLGLNVACIEKERMLGGTCLRVGCIPSKALLESSELYKEVEHSFKDRGINVGSLSLDLEKMLSQKDRTVKTMGGGIDSLFKKNKITRYSGHAMITAPGKVRVDDGKEVTELEAKHILIATGSQPSTLPGIELDGDRVGTSTEALTYQQVPKHLVVIGGGVIGLELGAVWSRLGAKVTVLEYLDRILPTTDMEIANEAKKIFEKQGIEFQLGCRVTGVKANKKTCDVEIADGKAIRCDRVLVAVGRRPNTDQLGLENVGIEVDKRGFIPVNDHFETSVKGVYAIGDVIGGAMLAHKAEEEGVAFAERLVTGYGHINYDTIPSVAYTNPEIAAVGKTEEQLKEAGIEYNKGSFPFLANGRARAMGQTEGRVKMLADKQTDRVLGVHILGPRAGDLIAECAVAMEFGASSEDIARCCHAHPTLAEAVKEAALAVDKRALNF, from the coding sequence ATGAACCACGATCTGGTTATTATCGGCGCTGGTCCCGGTGGTTATATTGCTGCCATTCGTGCTGCTCAACTTGGTTTGAACGTCGCCTGTATCGAAAAAGAACGCATGCTGGGCGGCACCTGCCTGCGGGTCGGTTGTATTCCCAGTAAAGCGCTACTGGAATCGAGCGAACTCTATAAAGAAGTCGAGCACAGCTTCAAAGATCGCGGCATCAACGTCGGTTCGCTGTCCCTCGATCTGGAGAAAATGCTGAGCCAGAAAGATCGAACCGTCAAAACCATGGGCGGCGGCATTGATTCGCTGTTCAAGAAAAACAAAATCACCCGCTACTCGGGACACGCCATGATCACGGCTCCGGGTAAGGTTCGGGTCGATGATGGAAAAGAAGTCACCGAACTCGAAGCCAAGCACATTCTGATCGCCACCGGCAGTCAGCCTTCTACATTGCCGGGTATCGAACTCGACGGCGATCGCGTCGGCACAAGTACCGAAGCGTTAACCTACCAACAGGTGCCCAAACATCTGGTTGTGATTGGCGGCGGCGTAATTGGTCTCGAACTGGGCGCGGTCTGGAGTCGCCTGGGCGCCAAAGTCACGGTTCTGGAATACCTCGACCGCATCCTGCCAACCACCGACATGGAAATCGCCAACGAAGCCAAAAAAATCTTCGAAAAACAGGGCATCGAGTTCCAGCTCGGCTGCCGCGTCACTGGCGTCAAAGCCAATAAAAAAACGTGCGACGTCGAAATCGCCGACGGAAAAGCCATTCGCTGTGACCGCGTGCTGGTGGCTGTCGGACGGCGTCCCAATACCGATCAACTCGGCCTGGAAAACGTTGGTATCGAAGTCGACAAACGAGGCTTCATTCCCGTGAACGACCACTTTGAAACGTCGGTCAAAGGCGTCTATGCAATCGGCGATGTCATCGGCGGTGCGATGCTGGCCCACAAAGCGGAAGAAGAAGGCGTCGCCTTTGCTGAGCGACTGGTCACCGGTTACGGGCACATCAACTATGATACCATTCCCAGCGTGGCTTATACGAACCCTGAAATCGCTGCCGTCGGCAAGACAGAAGAACAACTCAAAGAAGCGGGCATCGAATACAATAAAGGTTCGTTCCCGTTCCTCGCCAACGGCCGTGCCCGTGCGATGGGACAAACCGAAGGCCGGGTTAAAATGCTCGCCGATAAACAAACCGACCGCGTTCTGGGAGTGCATATCCTGGGTCCCCGTGCCGGCGACCTGATTGCAGAATGTGCGGTCGCCATGGAATTTGGTGCGAGCAGTGAAGATATTGCCCGCTGTTGTCACGCTCATCCGACGCTGGCAGAAGCAGTCAAGGAAGCGGCTCTCGCCGTCGATAAACGAGCCCTCAATTTCTGA
- a CDS encoding SMP-30/gluconolactonase/LRE family protein, with amino-acid sequence MRKIVSWTAAAAMMLSMSVLTQAEKNSEIPGIGPVGKPVKVFTDFKFTEGPAFDLKGNLYFTDIPDNKIYKVNSKGKLSVFLEPSNHCNGLMLDGGNNLLACEMDGRLVSINLKNKKVTPLTSEYQGKRYNAPNDLVVDRTGGVYFTDPHFRAPEPLPQEKVAVYYRSADGKVTRLADDLKAPNGVILSPDEKTLYVIPSMQKEMWAYPVTGPGKVGKGRVFCTLKQEPGYKEPGRGGDGLTVDTNGNLYITSGLGLQVFSPEGKLLGIIEVPEKPANVTFGGKDNSSLFITARNSLYRIDTKAKGHRFPGKSS; translated from the coding sequence ATGCGAAAAATAGTAAGCTGGACTGCTGCTGCAGCCATGATGTTATCCATGTCTGTTTTGACTCAGGCTGAGAAAAATTCTGAAATCCCCGGCATTGGCCCTGTGGGAAAACCGGTCAAAGTGTTTACCGATTTCAAATTCACCGAAGGCCCCGCCTTTGACTTAAAGGGCAACCTGTATTTCACAGATATCCCTGACAACAAAATCTACAAAGTAAATTCTAAAGGAAAACTCTCAGTCTTTCTGGAACCGTCAAATCATTGCAACGGCCTGATGCTGGATGGCGGGAATAATCTACTGGCCTGTGAAATGGACGGGCGTCTCGTGAGCATCAATCTGAAAAACAAAAAAGTCACTCCCCTGACCTCAGAATATCAGGGAAAACGCTACAACGCCCCGAACGACCTCGTGGTTGACCGTACAGGTGGCGTTTACTTTACCGACCCGCACTTCCGGGCTCCCGAGCCACTGCCTCAGGAGAAAGTCGCCGTTTACTATCGCTCTGCCGATGGCAAGGTGACTCGTCTGGCAGACGATTTGAAAGCCCCCAACGGCGTGATTCTTTCTCCCGACGAAAAAACACTGTACGTGATTCCGAGTATGCAGAAAGAAATGTGGGCCTACCCCGTCACTGGCCCCGGCAAAGTTGGCAAAGGCCGCGTGTTCTGCACTCTGAAACAGGAACCAGGCTATAAAGAACCGGGACGCGGCGGAGACGGCCTGACCGTTGATACCAACGGAAATCTTTATATCACGTCAGGATTAGGCCTCCAGGTCTTTTCGCCGGAAGGCAAATTACTGGGCATTATCGAAGTTCCTGAAAAGCCGGCCAACGTAACCTTCGGCGGCAAAGATAATTCAAGCCTGTTCATTACCGCACGCAACTCGCTATATCGAATCGACACCAAAGCCAAAGGACACCGGTTCCCCGGCAAGTCTTCCTGA
- the odhB gene encoding 2-oxoglutarate dehydrogenase complex dihydrolipoyllysine-residue succinyltransferase — protein sequence MSVEIKVPSVGESISEVQIGAWHAEEGKWVAQDSEIVELETDKATFDVPAPLDGIIVEILKKTGEMASVGEVIGYLEEAERPAGVEEPAPAKSPAKAEAAAPAAAKSAPAGADDRVMPAAARVMAEKGLSPADVKGTGPGGRILKEDALAYEAPSASGNGAFREEEIVPMSPIRKKIAERLVEAQSNAALLTTFNEVDMSAVMELRSQYKDMFLKKYDVKLGFMSFFVKAVVDGLNLYPQINAEIRGTDLVFRNYFDIGIAVGGGKGLVVPILRNAERLSFADIELKINDFGQRARANKISLDELQGGTFTITNGGVYGSLLSTPIVNPPQSGVLGMHGIQERPVAINGQVVIRPMMYIALTYDHRVVDGREAVVFLKRVKEVLEEPSRMLMEV from the coding sequence ATGTCTGTTGAAATTAAAGTCCCCTCTGTAGGGGAATCCATCTCCGAAGTCCAGATCGGCGCCTGGCATGCGGAAGAAGGAAAATGGGTCGCTCAAGATAGTGAAATCGTTGAGCTTGAAACCGATAAAGCCACTTTCGATGTACCGGCGCCCCTCGATGGCATCATTGTCGAGATCCTGAAGAAAACGGGAGAGATGGCATCCGTTGGCGAAGTCATCGGCTACCTGGAAGAAGCGGAACGCCCGGCTGGTGTCGAAGAACCGGCCCCCGCCAAAAGCCCAGCAAAGGCAGAAGCCGCTGCTCCTGCTGCCGCAAAATCGGCTCCCGCAGGTGCTGATGACCGTGTGATGCCGGCTGCCGCCCGCGTGATGGCGGAAAAAGGACTCAGCCCTGCTGATGTCAAAGGAACCGGACCCGGCGGCCGCATCCTCAAAGAAGACGCCCTCGCCTACGAAGCCCCGAGTGCCTCAGGCAACGGCGCCTTCCGCGAAGAAGAAATTGTACCGATGAGCCCGATCCGTAAAAAAATTGCGGAACGACTCGTCGAAGCACAATCCAACGCGGCTCTACTCACAACATTTAACGAAGTCGATATGTCGGCGGTGATGGAACTGCGGTCCCAATACAAAGACATGTTCCTGAAAAAATACGACGTCAAGCTGGGCTTCATGTCGTTCTTCGTCAAAGCCGTCGTCGACGGCTTAAATCTATACCCGCAAATCAACGCCGAAATCCGGGGAACAGACCTCGTGTTCCGGAATTACTTTGACATCGGCATCGCTGTCGGCGGTGGCAAAGGACTCGTCGTTCCCATTCTGCGAAATGCAGAGCGGCTCAGCTTTGCCGATATCGAACTCAAAATCAATGACTTCGGTCAACGTGCTCGCGCCAATAAAATCAGCCTTGATGAACTTCAGGGCGGCACCTTCACCATCACCAACGGGGGCGTCTACGGCTCCCTGCTCTCGACTCCCATCGTCAACCCGCCACAGAGTGGTGTGCTGGGTATGCATGGTATTCAGGAACGCCCAGTTGCCATTAATGGCCAGGTTGTGATTCGTCCCATGATGTATATCGCACTGACCTACGATCACCGTGTCGTCGATGGTCGGGAAGCGGTCGTCTTCCTCAAACGAGTCAAAGAGGTCCTGGAAGAACCATCGCGCATGCTGATGGAAGTCTGA
- a CDS encoding ABC transporter ATP-binding protein has translation MNSLTRILHYVWPYRRRLVASFFFAILVAILWGANLSVTFLVVKVLLQGESLSGYVQNEVIATEDEIQKKQDVLKDLANSIHLQNAKENQPDNAAHDELTQTDLAAAPVNLLSEHSRQQRKLSNASRKLLALKWIQSKILSHVPDDQFDTFVLILGLLLITTLIKGICIFTQDVMVGGVVELVTMSIRKECFRKALDLDYQSISDEGTASLMSRFTFDMQQLSQGLTLMGGKIIREPLKALACVIFAFMVNWRLTLLSFVFAPLIAIVFYKIGKTLKHASQKMMESMSRIYKTLEESFDSSKVIIAFNGARKHRNRFHHENKEFFKKALRILRIDSLTSPTTEMLGLMAIFIALIPGSYLVLRGKTEIWGIQLASAPMDIATLSMMYALLAGISDPARKMSSVYSKLKKTVAALERIFTIIDRESLVKEAENPERFPAKLDTIRFNKIDFTYAQRKESTRNNEPILDGVNLEIGAGEVVLVVGENGSGKSTLVNLLPRFYDPDKGNIFVNEIDIRDIRLKELRNHIGVVSQETMLFDDSILENIRYGRPSASRLEIESVAKKSHVLQFAEQLPDGLLYNVGEKGHELSGGQRQRIALARAILRDPEILILDEATSAIDSQSEILIHKALKDFAPGRTVFIITHSVGQSLLEFATRIVVMDSGKVVATGPHSTLVETCPIYQNLLSAQVRQRSA, from the coding sequence GTGAACAGCCTTACGAGAATCTTGCACTATGTCTGGCCTTACCGTCGGCGCCTGGTTGCCTCTTTCTTTTTCGCAATTCTGGTAGCCATTCTCTGGGGGGCAAATCTCTCCGTCACATTTCTGGTTGTGAAAGTCTTGTTGCAAGGGGAAAGTCTGAGTGGTTATGTCCAAAATGAAGTGATTGCGACAGAAGACGAGATTCAGAAAAAACAGGATGTTCTGAAAGACCTTGCCAATTCGATTCATTTACAAAACGCAAAAGAAAATCAGCCAGACAACGCCGCGCACGACGAATTAACACAAACGGATCTGGCAGCCGCACCCGTCAATTTATTGAGCGAGCATTCCCGACAACAACGCAAACTCAGTAATGCTTCGCGCAAACTTTTAGCGCTCAAATGGATTCAGTCGAAAATTCTCAGTCACGTTCCTGATGACCAGTTTGATACGTTCGTGCTGATCCTGGGACTACTATTAATCACGACACTCATAAAAGGCATCTGCATCTTTACGCAAGACGTCATGGTTGGTGGCGTCGTCGAGCTGGTCACGATGTCGATTCGTAAAGAATGTTTTCGCAAAGCGCTGGATCTCGATTATCAAAGTATTTCCGATGAGGGGACCGCATCGCTCATGTCGCGTTTCACGTTTGACATGCAGCAGCTTTCCCAAGGCCTGACCCTGATGGGTGGCAAAATTATACGTGAACCACTTAAAGCGTTGGCCTGTGTGATCTTTGCATTTATGGTCAACTGGCGACTGACGTTGCTCTCGTTTGTCTTTGCGCCGCTGATCGCGATTGTGTTTTACAAAATCGGGAAAACACTGAAACATGCTAGCCAGAAAATGATGGAAAGCATGTCGCGGATCTATAAAACACTGGAAGAATCGTTTGATAGTTCAAAAGTCATCATCGCCTTTAATGGCGCCCGCAAACACCGCAATCGATTCCATCATGAGAATAAAGAGTTTTTCAAGAAAGCCTTGCGCATCCTGCGGATCGATTCCTTAACGAGTCCGACCACGGAAATGTTAGGCCTGATGGCGATTTTCATCGCGCTCATCCCCGGTTCCTATCTCGTCTTACGTGGAAAAACAGAAATCTGGGGCATTCAACTGGCCTCAGCACCAATGGATATCGCTACCCTCTCTATGATGTATGCTTTACTGGCGGGAATTTCCGATCCTGCTCGAAAAATGTCATCAGTCTATTCAAAACTAAAAAAGACCGTCGCGGCTCTCGAACGGATCTTCACGATTATCGATCGCGAATCACTGGTTAAAGAAGCGGAAAACCCTGAACGTTTTCCTGCAAAACTGGATACCATCCGGTTCAACAAAATCGACTTTACTTACGCACAACGCAAAGAGTCTACCAGAAACAATGAGCCGATTCTGGATGGCGTCAATCTGGAAATTGGCGCAGGAGAAGTCGTTCTGGTGGTCGGAGAAAATGGCTCCGGCAAATCGACGTTGGTGAATCTGCTCCCCCGGTTCTATGACCCGGATAAAGGGAATATCTTTGTCAACGAAATTGATATTCGCGATATTCGCTTGAAAGAACTGCGCAATCATATCGGTGTTGTCTCGCAGGAAACGATGCTGTTTGATGATTCAATCCTGGAAAATATCCGCTACGGTCGGCCTTCTGCCAGTCGTCTGGAAATTGAATCCGTTGCTAAAAAATCACATGTGCTGCAATTCGCTGAGCAACTTCCCGATGGGCTGCTATATAACGTGGGCGAAAAGGGACATGAACTCTCCGGCGGCCAACGACAACGCATCGCACTGGCACGAGCGATTCTGCGTGACCCGGAAATTCTGATTCTCGACGAAGCCACGTCCGCCATCGACTCTCAAAGCGAAATCCTGATCCACAAAGCATTGAAGGATTTTGCCCCGGGACGAACGGTGTTCATTATCACTCACTCGGTCGGCCAGAGCCTACTCGAATTTGCAACCCGGATTGTTGTTATGGACTCTGGTAAAGTCGTCGCAACAGGTCCCCACAGTACACTGGTTGAAACCTGTCCAATCTATCAGAATCTGCTGAGTGCACAGGTCCGTCAACGTTCTGCTTAA
- a CDS encoding M20 family metallopeptidase, giving the protein MDAVRLLKKLISIPSVNPMGRDVSGEIYFEGKLTQFLCDYFAELGVEYESIEVVPGRNNVIARTKLKPGVPTILMDVHQDTVPVEGMIVPPFEGTEKDGKIFGRGACDVKGGMASMLMAFTRLVQEDPPDAANVILSCTCDEEATVKGIEHLVNLWEEPSGLSQILTEPPDLGLVAEPTMLDIVVAHRGATRWKIKTTGKACHSSQPKDGINAIYRMADVLKALQEHAEELSQREAHPLCGPPTLSVGVIEGGESVNIVPDWCTIEIDRRVIPGEDGIEVMRQVEDFLKQKLPFEFEMLPPWITGVSLSDHNNGEWSDRLLSVIDTVEPDHKKVGVPYGTHAARVNQGGVPAMVFGPGSIAQAHTVDEWVEIDQLLKAEEVYFQFCANAGRAGS; this is encoded by the coding sequence ATGGATGCCGTCCGGCTGTTAAAAAAACTGATCTCCATTCCCAGCGTCAATCCGATGGGCCGCGATGTTTCGGGAGAGATTTATTTCGAGGGAAAACTGACTCAGTTCCTGTGTGACTATTTTGCGGAACTGGGCGTCGAATATGAATCGATTGAAGTGGTTCCCGGCCGGAATAATGTGATCGCTCGTACGAAGTTAAAGCCGGGCGTGCCGACGATTTTGATGGACGTGCATCAGGATACGGTTCCCGTCGAAGGCATGATTGTTCCTCCGTTTGAAGGGACAGAAAAAGACGGCAAAATTTTTGGCCGCGGTGCCTGCGATGTCAAAGGGGGCATGGCGTCAATGTTGATGGCGTTTACCCGGCTGGTACAGGAAGATCCCCCCGATGCGGCCAATGTGATTCTGTCTTGTACCTGTGATGAAGAAGCGACGGTCAAAGGAATTGAGCATCTGGTCAACTTGTGGGAGGAACCGTCGGGTTTGAGCCAGATTTTGACAGAGCCTCCTGATTTGGGGCTCGTTGCTGAGCCGACGATGCTGGATATTGTCGTCGCACATCGCGGGGCAACACGTTGGAAAATCAAAACCACAGGCAAGGCCTGCCACAGTTCACAACCCAAAGATGGTATCAACGCCATTTACCGGATGGCTGATGTGCTGAAGGCACTTCAGGAACATGCGGAAGAATTATCGCAACGCGAAGCCCATCCGTTGTGCGGCCCGCCGACTTTGAGTGTCGGTGTAATCGAAGGAGGAGAGAGCGTTAATATCGTACCCGACTGGTGCACAATTGAAATCGACCGCCGGGTGATTCCGGGAGAAGATGGCATTGAAGTGATGCGTCAGGTCGAGGATTTCTTGAAACAGAAGCTGCCATTCGAATTCGAAATGCTGCCTCCGTGGATTACCGGTGTTTCGCTCTCCGATCATAATAATGGCGAGTGGAGTGACCGTCTGTTGTCGGTGATTGACACGGTGGAACCCGATCATAAAAAAGTCGGCGTTCCCTACGGCACACACGCCGCACGCGTGAATCAGGGAGGCGTTCCCGCGATGGTATTCGGCCCTGGTTCCATCGCCCAGGCACACACGGTCGATGAATGGGTTGAGATCGATCAGTTGCTGAAAGCCGAAGAAGTCTACTTCCAATTCTGTGCGAACGCCGGTCGGGCTGGATCGTAA
- a CDS encoding PadR family transcriptional regulator, whose protein sequence is MNPQLFAGTLEMLILELVSEGPTYGYEITQQVTNRSSNEFELKEGSLYPALHKMQRKKLLKSFWREVDGRRRKYYELTIQGQKALNEKRQEWKQFSSAIDRILGAQSGLA, encoded by the coding sequence ATGAATCCACAATTATTTGCAGGCACACTGGAGATGCTCATTCTGGAATTGGTTTCCGAAGGGCCCACGTATGGTTACGAAATTACGCAGCAGGTGACCAATCGCTCGTCGAATGAATTCGAGTTGAAAGAGGGGAGCCTCTACCCGGCGTTGCACAAAATGCAGCGTAAAAAACTGTTAAAATCGTTCTGGCGGGAAGTCGATGGTCGCAGGCGGAAGTATTACGAGCTAACGATCCAGGGACAGAAAGCGCTCAACGAAAAACGGCAGGAATGGAAGCAGTTCTCCTCCGCCATCGATCGAATTCTGGGAGCACAAAGTGGCCTGGCCTGA